From one Nycticebus coucang isolate mNycCou1 chromosome 14, mNycCou1.pri, whole genome shotgun sequence genomic stretch:
- the FAU gene encoding FAU ubiquitin-like and ribosomal protein S30, whose product MQLFVRAQELHTLEVTGQETVAQIKAHVASLEGIAPEDQVVLLAGTPLEDEAILGQCGVEALTTLEVAGRMLGGKVHGSLARAGKVRGQTPKVAKQEKKKKKTGRAKRRMQYNRRFVNVVPTFGKKKGPNANS is encoded by the exons ATGCAGCTCTTCGTCCGCGCCCAGGAGCTACACACCCTCGAGGTAACCGGCCAAGAGACTGTTGCCCAGATAAAG gCTCACGTAGCCTCTCTGGAGGGCATTGCCCCGGAAGATCAAGTCGTGCTCCTGGCAGGCACGCCCCTAGAAGATGAGGCTATTCTGGGCCAGTGTGGGGTGGAGGCCCTGACAACTCTGGAAGTAGCCGGCCGCATGCTTGGAG GTAAAGTCCATGGTTCTCTGGCCCGGGCGGGGAAAGTGAGAGGTCAAACTCCTAAG GTGGccaaacaggaaaagaagaagaagaaaacaggccGGGCCAAGCGGCGGATGCAGTACAATCGGCGGTTTGTCAATGTTGTGCCCACCTTTGGCAAAAAGAAGGGCCCCAATGCCAACTCTTAA